One region of Mesorhizobium japonicum MAFF 303099 genomic DNA includes:
- a CDS encoding site-specific integrase: MGRDTAEESNAHARLTAARNDPSPALPEQNPVDRLRFPGHLEHLADRARDYVEAASSANTRRAYSSDWKHFAGWCRRQVVEMFPPDPQVVGLYITACASGKATGDKKPNSVSTIERRLSSLTWNYAQRGQPLDRKDRHIATVMAGIRKTHAFPPRQKEAILPKDLIAMLETLPRGTLRGLRDRAMLLLGFAGGLRRSEIVGLDVARDQTEDSRGWVEILEKGLLVTLRGKTGWREVEIGRGSSDATCPVVALEIWLKLARVAHGPLFRRVTGQGKTAGTDRLNDQEVARLVKRAALAAGVRGELSESEREMKFSGHSLRAGLASSAEVDERYVQKQLGHASAEMTRRYQRRRDRFRVNLTKASGL, translated from the coding sequence ATGGGCCGAGATACCGCTGAAGAGTCAAATGCGCATGCGCGGTTGACGGCCGCCAGGAATGATCCCTCCCCTGCCCTGCCGGAGCAAAATCCTGTCGACCGGCTGCGCTTTCCCGGCCACCTCGAGCACCTCGCCGATCGCGCCCGCGACTATGTCGAGGCGGCGAGTTCCGCCAATACCCGCCGCGCCTATAGCTCGGACTGGAAGCATTTTGCCGGCTGGTGCCGGCGCCAGGTCGTCGAGATGTTTCCGCCAGATCCGCAGGTCGTCGGCCTCTACATCACCGCTTGCGCCTCCGGCAAGGCGACCGGCGACAAGAAACCTAACTCGGTGTCGACGATCGAACGCCGGCTTTCCTCCCTGACCTGGAACTATGCGCAGCGCGGCCAGCCGCTCGACCGCAAGGACCGGCATATCGCCACCGTTATGGCCGGTATCCGCAAAACCCACGCGTTCCCTCCCCGGCAGAAGGAAGCGATCCTGCCCAAGGATTTGATTGCCATGCTGGAGACGCTTCCCCGCGGCACCCTACGCGGTTTGCGCGACCGTGCCATGCTGCTGCTCGGCTTCGCGGGCGGCCTGCGCCGCTCGGAAATCGTCGGCCTCGACGTGGCCAGGGATCAAACCGAGGATAGTCGTGGCTGGGTCGAGATCCTTGAAAAAGGGCTGCTCGTCACCCTGCGCGGTAAGACTGGCTGGCGTGAGGTCGAGATCGGTCGCGGCTCGTCCGACGCTACCTGCCCAGTGGTGGCGCTGGAGATTTGGCTGAAGCTTGCCCGCGTCGCCCACGGCCCGCTGTTTCGACGCGTCACCGGCCAAGGCAAGACAGCGGGAACTGATCGGTTGAACGATCAGGAAGTCGCCCGCCTCGTCAAGCGTGCGGCACTGGCTGCAGGCGTGCGAGGCGAATTGTCCGAAAGCGAGCGGGAAATGAAGTTTTCAGGCCACTCGCTGCGCGCTGGTCTGGCCTCCTCGGCCGAGGTCGACGAGCGATATGTGCAAAAACAGCTTGGCCATGCCTCGGCCGAGATGACCCGACGCTATCAGCGCCGGCGCGACCGGTTCAGAGTCAACCTCACCAAGGCAAGCGGTTTGTAG
- the repB gene encoding plasmid partitioning protein RepB codes for MARKDIFGSVMGPVAAVADNKDVSGYAVRGASRSIMQSFEELSKSSVVDLDPALVDTSFVSDRLDEDDQAYQELLSAIRERGQDSPILVRPHPEVSGRFQTVFGHRRVKVARQLGRPVRAVVKKMGDEDHVIAQGQENAARANLSFIERTLFADRILKRGHTSDTVKSALALDDTTFSKMRSVTGNIPEPVIVAVGSAKAVGRDRWWQLAKLMEHPGNAGRAADYVKSADFAEPSSDARFALLFDYLNAPAKRSPAAPKTREKAWAPQDRSVRAKITDTGKVFTLALKAREASPFGAFITERLDELFEAFRQSEMSKRTGD; via the coding sequence ATGGCCCGTAAGGATATTTTCGGCAGTGTGATGGGACCCGTCGCTGCGGTGGCCGATAACAAGGATGTATCGGGGTATGCCGTTCGTGGTGCCTCCCGCTCGATCATGCAATCCTTCGAGGAGCTCTCCAAGAGTTCCGTCGTCGATCTCGATCCTGCCCTGGTTGACACCTCGTTCGTCTCGGACCGCCTGGACGAAGACGATCAGGCGTATCAGGAGTTGCTGTCGGCAATTCGCGAGAGAGGTCAAGATTCTCCGATTCTGGTCAGACCGCATCCGGAGGTTTCAGGACGCTTCCAGACAGTATTCGGCCATCGCCGCGTCAAGGTTGCCCGCCAGCTGGGAAGGCCGGTCCGCGCCGTCGTCAAGAAGATGGGCGACGAGGACCATGTCATCGCCCAGGGCCAGGAGAATGCCGCCAGGGCCAATCTGTCCTTCATCGAGAGGACCCTGTTTGCCGATCGCATTCTCAAGCGCGGCCACACCTCGGACACGGTGAAGTCCGCTTTGGCGCTCGATGACACGACCTTTTCGAAGATGCGCTCCGTGACCGGCAATATCCCCGAGCCAGTCATTGTGGCTGTTGGCTCGGCCAAGGCCGTCGGACGGGACAGGTGGTGGCAACTGGCCAAGCTCATGGAGCATCCTGGGAACGCGGGCAGGGCGGCCGACTATGTGAAGAGCGCTGATTTCGCGGAGCCAAGCAGTGACGCACGATTTGCGCTTCTTTTCGACTACCTGAACGCTCCGGCGAAACGTTCGCCGGCAGCGCCGAAGACACGAGAAAAGGCCTGGGCGCCGCAAGACAGGTCGGTGCGGGCCAAGATCACCGACACCGGAAAAGTGTTCACGCTTGCCCTGAAAGCAAGGGAAGCCTCGCCGTTCGGTGCGTTCATCACCGAACGGCTGGACGAGCTTTTCGAAGCGTTCCGGCAATCGGAAATGTCTAAGAGAACAGGAGACTGA
- a CDS encoding antitoxin Xre/MbcA/ParS toxin-binding domain-containing protein, protein MVNTVGHALKAAEQNGPLVLSYMDRNGKIAIEQVADGFGMSKGQLAQTAGLARETLYRSERSAAAKTQGRLREMLEIISRVSDWAGGKEQAMAWYRAQPLPAFGGRTAEALVKDGKAAAVRDYLDHMAVGGFA, encoded by the coding sequence ATGGTGAACACTGTGGGCCATGCACTCAAGGCAGCCGAGCAGAATGGGCCGCTCGTCTTGTCCTATATGGATCGGAACGGGAAGATTGCGATCGAGCAGGTCGCGGACGGTTTTGGCATGTCCAAGGGTCAGTTGGCCCAGACCGCCGGTCTTGCGCGTGAGACACTCTATCGCTCAGAGCGCAGCGCTGCGGCAAAGACCCAGGGGCGTCTGCGCGAAATGCTCGAGATCATCAGCCGCGTGAGCGATTGGGCGGGCGGCAAGGAACAGGCGATGGCCTGGTATCGGGCTCAGCCGCTTCCGGCATTTGGCGGACGCACTGCCGAAGCGCTGGTGAAGGATGGCAAGGCCGCCGCGGTCCGTGATTATCTAGATCACATGGCAGTCGGTGGTTTTGCGTGA
- the repC gene encoding plasmid replication protein RepC gives MESGFATTPFGRRPMTLALVKANAASRQIPKGAAVEKWQVYRWLCEGKSIVGVGDRALAVLSGLLTFYPDDQISEENGLMVFPSNAQLSLRAHGMADSTLRRNLAELVSCGLIIRRDSPNGKRFARKGQGGAVMEVFGFSLAPLLARAAEFQRAAEQVRAECQALKLMRERITLHRRDIQKLVEAAIEEGVPGDWGGVWRRFRSIVDAIPRRAGLSQLEGIVAELVVLHDEVDRMLESFTSSTNPSGNESQNERQQSDSNTDSIFVFEPAFEKSRAAVEPRPAPDERLKSYPIGLVLKACPEFAGYAVNGIASWRDLMLTAAQVRGYLGVSPSAYEEACHVMGQEVAAIVIACILQRAQHINSAGGYLRVLTEKARAGEFSVGPMLMAALKANGPATRMTG, from the coding sequence ATGGAGAGTGGGTTTGCGACGACGCCTTTTGGGCGGCGGCCGATGACGCTTGCCTTGGTGAAGGCCAATGCCGCGTCGCGGCAGATTCCGAAAGGGGCCGCCGTTGAGAAATGGCAGGTCTACCGGTGGCTATGCGAGGGCAAGTCGATCGTCGGCGTTGGCGATCGTGCCCTGGCGGTGCTGAGCGGGCTGTTGACGTTTTATCCTGACGACCAGATCAGCGAGGAAAACGGCTTGATGGTCTTCCCGTCGAACGCACAGCTGTCTTTGCGGGCGCACGGCATGGCCGATTCGACGCTGAGAAGGAACCTGGCCGAGCTGGTGAGTTGCGGCCTGATCATTCGCCGCGATAGTCCGAACGGCAAAAGATTCGCTCGTAAGGGGCAGGGTGGTGCTGTCATGGAGGTCTTCGGGTTCTCGTTGGCGCCTCTGCTGGCACGGGCGGCGGAGTTTCAGCGCGCCGCCGAGCAGGTCCGCGCCGAGTGCCAGGCGCTGAAATTGATGCGGGAGCGCATCACGCTGCATCGCAGGGACATTCAGAAGCTGGTCGAGGCGGCGATCGAGGAAGGGGTTCCGGGCGACTGGGGCGGCGTCTGGAGGCGGTTTCGGTCCATCGTGGATGCAATTCCGCGCCGGGCGGGGCTGTCACAGCTTGAAGGGATCGTTGCCGAGCTGGTCGTGCTCCACGATGAAGTGGATAGGATGCTGGAAAGCTTCACAAGTTCCACGAATCCTAGCGGCAATGAGTCCCAAAATGAGCGGCAGCAATCTGATTCAAACACAGACTCCATTTTTGTATTTGAACCGGCTTTCGAAAAAAGCAGGGCGGCCGTTGAGCCAAGACCGGCACCGGACGAGCGGTTGAAAAGCTATCCGATTGGACTGGTGCTGAAGGCCTGCCCCGAGTTTGCGGGCTATGCTGTCAACGGGATCGCCAGCTGGCGCGATTTGATGCTCACCGCGGCCCAGGTGCGCGGCTACCTTGGGGTTTCACCGTCGGCCTATGAGGAGGCTTGCCATGTGATGGGTCAGGAAGTCGCCGCGATTGTGATTGCGTGTATTCTGCAACGGGCACAGCACATCAATTCGGCCGGTGGCTATCTGCGCGTGCTGACGGAAAAGGCGAGGGCAGGGGAGTTCTCGGTCGGACCGATGCTGATGGCCGCGCTCAAGGCCAATGGCCCGGCAACGAGGATGACGGGATGA
- a CDS encoding RES family NAD+ phosphorylase — MRFAGTCYRAHDPRWAFKPTSGDGAAIRGARFNPKGVPALYLALTIMTAIKEANQGFAHRIDPCVLCSYEVDCDDIVDLTTEEARGEFAIALKDMACAWATAMSDAERPASGSIYDRLRSRDIAGIVVPSFAPSAHDEDRNLVLWDWGPDLPHKVTVFDPSGRLPKDQLSWS, encoded by the coding sequence GTGAGGTTCGCCGGAACCTGTTACAGGGCACACGATCCACGCTGGGCATTCAAGCCGACTTCCGGTGATGGAGCGGCGATCAGAGGCGCACGGTTCAACCCCAAAGGCGTGCCGGCGCTCTATCTGGCGCTGACAATCATGACAGCAATCAAGGAAGCCAACCAGGGCTTTGCGCACCGGATCGATCCCTGTGTCCTTTGCTCCTATGAGGTCGACTGCGACGACATCGTGGATCTGACGACGGAAGAGGCGAGGGGAGAATTCGCCATAGCGCTCAAGGACATGGCCTGCGCCTGGGCGACGGCCATGTCCGACGCAGAGCGCCCGGCGTCCGGGTCCATCTACGACCGGCTGCGGTCTCGCGATATTGCCGGAATTGTGGTCCCAAGCTTCGCGCCAAGTGCCCATGATGAGGATCGTAACCTTGTCCTTTGGGACTGGGGTCCGGACCTTCCGCATAAAGTAACTGTCTTCGATCCGAGCGGCCGGTTGCCGAAGGACCAGTTGTCTTGGTCATAG